One window of the Onychostoma macrolepis isolate SWU-2019 chromosome 21, ASM1243209v1, whole genome shotgun sequence genome contains the following:
- the LOC131528360 gene encoding chemokine XC receptor 1-like encodes MNNSTVNFTTPDTSTNSTTHSIGLVESLNICAYSINFLFGLPTHSYVTWLIITGTGSGVASEFFNLNLSVTEIGNSLNCVFFLLSIWFSSLLTLQMFLTGFSITARPLFQCLMCVERYLAVVHPVTFLKLKPLRYRVICCTVIWIITLGSCLCCVFILVSFSINAHGWFLMLQFVLYLFIKMFCLVAVLRALKQSRPGERGKERKEENHMKRRAFYVILITTVNTVILYVPIIFSALFNNLTKQNIQEVWFPGMVCYVLAGFVQPVLYLHRNGKLSCLCSS; translated from the coding sequence ATGAATAACTCTACAGTGAACTTCACTACACCTGACACATCTACAAACTCCACAACTCATTCCATTGGGCTTGTGGAAAGTCTTAACATTTGCGCATATAGCATCAATTTCCTGTTTGGTCTTCCTACACACTCCTATGTTACATGGCTCATCAtcacaggaacaggaagtggAGTTGCATCAGAGTTCTTCAACCTCAATCTCTCTGTTACTGAGATTGGTAACTCTCTGAACTGCGTGTTCTTCTTACTTTCGATTTGGTTTTCAAGTCTCTTgacattacaaatgtttttaacaggATTCTCCATCACGGCTCGTCCGctgtttcagtgtctgatgTGTGTTGAGCGTTACCTGGCTGTGGTTCATCCTGTAACCTTTCTGAAGTTAAAACCTCTCAGATACAGAGTGATCTGCTGCACTGTGATCTGGATAATCACTCTTGGTTCTTGTTTGtgctgtgtgtttattttagtttcattcaGCATTAATGCACATGGGTGGTTCTTAATGCTGCAGTTTGTACTCTATctctttattaaaatgttttgtctagtggctgttctcagagctctgaagcAATCACGAccaggagagagagggaaagagagaaaggaggaaAACCACATGAAAAGAAGAGCTTTTTATGTTATTCTTATAACTACTGTGAACACGGTTATCCTGTATGTGCCAATTATTTTTTCAGCACTATTTAACAATctgacaaaacaaaatattcagGAAGTTTGGTTTCCAGGTATGGTTTGTTATGTGCTGGCTGGTTTTGTTCAGCCTGTTCTTTATCTGCACCGGAATGGAAAACTTTCCTGCCTCTGTTCATCATAa